The Caldisalinibacter kiritimatiensis nucleotide sequence CTTCTTCTAACTATGGTTATACATTAAAATATAATTGGAAAGAGAACCCAAGACATTGGGGTTATCCCTTAAGATCTTCAGATTTATGGCAAAAACTTTATGATAAAAGAACATCTGTTGAAAGATGTAATAGTAGACTTAAAAAGTATCTAAACTTAGATAATATAAGGTCTAAAGGTATTAAAAAAGTCAAAGTCCATTCATTACTAAATTGTATTGCACTCATAGCTGGAACAATTGCTTTAAATTCAAGAAAGTCTATTGATAAAGCTGCCTAACGGCAAATAAACTTTAAATAATGATTAGGAGGTTATTGCAATTTTATAAAACTGTATATAAGTTTTTAAAAATCTCATTTTTCAATGAGCTATCGCTCTATGTCCTTTTTTTCGGTTTTATAAAAAGTTAATTATGCAATTTCCTCATTTATTAAAAATAAAGCACACTAGAAGAAACTTTAAAAACAAAAGTGAAAAAATGATTTAAAAATTCACTTTTTTAGCAATAATCATTGATTTTTTTTACATTAATAGTATTATTATAATACAACAACATAAAACAAATATTTACATATATTTACACACAAGTTATTTTTATACAATTTAGGTATTAAGATGGCCGTCTTGAATACATGTAAAGTATTAAATATTAATGGTTTCACTAATAAATAAAAATTATATACATATGATATATCTCAAAATAAAGAACAAATTAAACTATATATAATGTTTATATGTATTGATAAAATTAAAAAAGTAATATGTTATAGGGTTCATTAACTTTCTCAGTTGAGACTTACAACAGAATTAACTATGCTTACTAGAAATATAGTAAGAATTTAAAATAAAATTAAGGAGGATAATAAATGAAAAACTTTAAAAAAGTTGTTACATGGATTATACTAACTGGTATACTATTAATTTCCATGAATTTTAATGCATATGCTCATCAAGATAATAATGATAATATACCAGAATTACTTATTGACTATTTAATCAAATCTAATATAGATTCAAAAAATGAAATAGTTGTACCAATGGGAACACCGAAACATATTTGGAATCTTATTAGTATTACTAATGGGTGGTATCTTTATAGATGCTATGAACATGTAGATGGACCCCATGATAAGTTAAATTATGGGCCTTTACCAGATTACCAACTTATTGAGTTCTAACTTAGCATAAATATATAAAAATATAATGTAGAGCCAATGATACTTTAAATATAGTAGTCTTTAATAAAAAAGCATTGTTGGTTCTATATTTAATTTATAAATTTTAAGGTAATATAAAAGTAATTTTATAGTAATATTATAGGTAGTACATATTAAACATAAGGAGACTAAGTACATGAAAAAAATAACTATATTTATTTTATGCATTCTGATAGTATTGATAAGTGGATGCACATTTGAAACTAGCAATGTAGAAGACCTTCCTTATAATACTGTAAAAATATTTACTTCAGATGATTTAAAGGGAAGGCTTACTGGAACGGAAGGAAATGATAAAGCATTAGAATATCTGCAAAAAGCCTTAGAGGATATAGGATTAAAATCATATCATGAAGATAGTTATTTTCATGAATACGTACAAACAGTTTATCATCCATATAAACAAGAACATTCCTTTATAATAACCTTTGAAGATAATACCACTAAGGAGTGTAAATATGGAAATGAATACTTAGACCCCTATTTAATGGACTATGTAGTAGATTGTCCAGTTACATTAAATACTGATGATGAAGACTTGAAAAATAGGGTTATTGTATTGGATGAAAAACACAATGTAAATAATTTTAAAGGAAAAGTAAAAGCAATACTTATAAAAAAGAAATATTTCTTTAAAAATTTAAAAGAAAAAAGGGAAGGGACTCCGATAATTCAAATTAATGATGAACTTTATAAAATACTAAAGGATAAAAAAGTGAAGAATGTAGCAATAAAATCTATATACAATAGTGAAAAAAAGAAAGCAAAGAATGTAGTAGGTATTATACCAGGAGAAAACAGAAAAAAAGCACTTGTGTTTTCAGCACACTTAGACCATGTTGGCTGGGCAGGAGATAAGATTTTTAAAGGAGCAGTAGATAATGCATCAGGGGTAGCAGTATTGTTAGATTTATCTAAAAGATTAAAAGAATATTCAGATAACAATCCCCTCTATATGGATATAGTTATATGTTTTTTTAATGGAGAGGAATCGGGGCTAAATGGAAGTAGTGCTTTTGTAAAAGATATTAAAGGTAAATATGAATATATTTACAACATTAATGTAGATTGTGTAGGAATGAAAGGTGAAAGGAACTTA carries:
- a CDS encoding transposase; this encodes SSNYGYTLKYNWKENPRHWGYPLRSSDLWQKLYDKRTSVERCNSRLKKYLNLDNIRSKGIKKVKVHSLLNCIALIAGTIALNSRKSIDKAA